The following are encoded together in the Daphnia magna isolate NIES linkage group LG8, ASM2063170v1.1, whole genome shotgun sequence genome:
- the LOC116928701 gene encoding LOW QUALITY PROTEIN: uncharacterized protein LOC116928701 (The sequence of the model RefSeq protein was modified relative to this genomic sequence to represent the inferred CDS: inserted 1 base in 1 codon; deleted 2 bases in 1 codon) yields the protein MQRLHEAFVLVKANLTQAREQQRTQYDKRAREQAFNIGDKVLIDVRTPMTGTSKKLIPRFMGPYRVTKINNNHTVEIQKCVGKQTQLVHVNRIKPLYESMIWKEEPCVDFQQSCDHPIPLELTNELEVPPPTDEEYAPQEEQDLIDLDVGPSPLPEGTITSNLHKGPNIDLSFTPERLSLTTVSYLRLPRLLLMSLLALLFFTPLAAVNTTVCNCDGAANLGFLEFTEEDCSFEAAPTPPVPITYAIYSTLPEVKRFAGHTCSMWVATTTVYKDFMQWNQVSYSHNPIEVDAATCRRMRDTRQCRGKAMDITGPNSFALEGHPFVETSWLRTVTEKMTNCRLEEVTLQSECPNCTISFPLGDIPGAINGSFKHNLVTLVWDDSWKEAKPCDLRVIEKGMGIKYSTENDTTFRIRDPMKQLDFIYSMVNSSVCGGGNLTAYHSVLGMDRVVIAVREAAKGTDLVEMRPKNADAVAKMALSEMTRSEIEYASHTQYIRDFAMDISNHLAREIRNLQCESRRTAFHAATTTAQYDGWLAAKHLDLPLCTKLLAVGASVSVLLCFSSNVTFEMVFXAMWSPTSVGQPDHQRGRLGAHEVLRLLLARKLRQFQRQSPHLQEQHLDANQPQPKDTRPPSHRHHAPGGR from the exons ATGCAACGTCTTCACGAAGCCTTCGTATTGGTTAAAGCAAACTTGACCCAAGCCAGGGAACAGCAAAGGACCCAGTACGACAAGCGGGCTCGTGAGCAAGCATTCAACATCGGTGACAAGGTGTTAATCGACGTAAGAACGCCAATGACAGGCACAAGCAAGAAACTCATACCCCGTTTTATGGGGCCATACCGCGTcacaaaaatcaacaacaaccacaccgtggaaattcaaaaatgcGTGGGAAAACAGACCCAGTTGGtgcacgtaaacaggatcaaacccCTGTATGAATCTATGATCTGGAAGGAAGAACCTTGCGTGGATTTCCAACAGAGTTGTGATCACCCAATACCACTGGAGCTCACCAACGAACTAGAAGTACCACCCCCAACGGATGAAGAGTACGCTCCGCAGGAAGAACAGGATCTGATAGACCTCGACGTCGGTCCATCTCCCTTACCAGAAGGAACGATAACTTCAAACCTCCACAAAGGACCAAACATAGACCTCTCTTTCACCCCGGAACGACTCTCTTTAAC CACCGTATCGTATCTTCGATTGCCTAGATTATTGTTGATGTCCCTCCTCGCCCTCCTGTTTTTTACCCCCTTGGCTGCAGTTAAT ACCACCGTGTGTAACTGTGATGGTGCGGCAAACCTGGGATTCCTGGAGTTCACGGAGGAAGACTGCTCTTTCGAAGCCGCCCCCACTCCACCGGTACCCATTACGTACGCTATCTACTCTACACTACCAGAAGTTAAACGCTTTGCTGGCCACACGTGTAGCATGTGGGTAGCCACCACCACAGTGTACAAGGACTTCATGCAATGGAATCAAGTGTCTTACAGCCACAACCCCATCGAAGTGGACGCAGCAACGTGCCGAAGGATGAGAGACACACGACAATGTCGAGGAAAGGCGATGGACATAACAGGACCCAACTCGTTCGCCCTGGAAGGCCACCCATTCGTGGAAACCAGTTGGCTTCGGACGGTGACAGAAAAGATGACCAACTGTCGCCTCGAAGAAGTGACCTTACAGAGCGAATGCCCGAACTGTACCATCAGCTTTCCACTTGGTGACATCCCTGGAGCAATAAACGGATCTTTCAAACACAACCTCGTGACCCTCGTCTGGGACGATTCCTGGAAGGAAGCGAAGCCGTGTGACTTAAGGGTTATCGAAAAGGGAATGGGCATCAAGTACTCGACCGAAAACGACACTACCTTCCGAATTCGGGACCCAATGAAGCAGCTGGATTTTATATATTCAATGGTAAACAGTTCCGTCTGCGGAGGAGGAAACCTCACTGCCTACCATTCGGTTCTAGGAATGGACAGAGTCGTCATCGCGGTTCGGGAAGCCGCCAAGGGAACCGATCTCGTCGAGATGAGGCCCAAAAACGCGGACGCCGTAGCCAAGATGGCGCTATCCGAAATGACACGGTCGGAGATCGAATACGCCAGTCATACACAATACATCAGAGACTTCGCAATGGACATTTCAAACCACCTGGCCCGAGAAATTCGTAACCTACAATGCGAAAGCCGGAGAACTGCCTTCCATGCCGCTACAACGACTGCACAATACGACGGATGGTTAGCCGCTAAGCATCTGGACCTTCCATTATGCACCAAGCTACTGGCGGTCGGGGCGTCCGTGTCCGTTTTGCTGTGTTTTTCCAGCAACGTCACCTTCGAGATGGTTT ACGCCATGTGGAGCCCAACCTCGGTGGGGCAACCAGACCATCAACGTGGAAGGTTGGGAGCTCACGAAGTACTCCGATTGCTACTGGCACGCAAACTTCGTCAATTTCAACGGCAAAGCCCACACCTTCAAGAACAACACCTGGATGCCAATCAACCCCAACCTAAAGATACAAGGCCGCCGTCTCATCGACACCATGCCCCTGGAGGTCGATAA